The Balneola sp. DNA segment GTGAATTCAATAGAAATATATCCAATGAATAAAGCAAAGAATTTGATGTTATAGGGAGGTTTCACCACCAAAACACAAAAGCACAAAGAAATTAGTGCTTCCGTGTTTTTGTGGCTTATGCATACAATAAATTGAACCCTTTTCAAAAGGCCTTGGTAGGCATTGAGATAAATTTATTCCTAAACTTCTTTGTATTCTTACTACCTTCGGCTTCACACTCATTCACGATGTTTTTTTAACTATGAAAGAAGATTTAGAGTCCATAAGGAAGCGACTTGATGATATAGATCGCTCTATATTGAAAGCACTTGCTGAGCGACAGGGATTAGTAAAAGAAGTTTCTTCTTATAAACTGGAGAATAATGCAGGTATCCGGGATATGGAAAGGGAAGAGAAGCTTCTCAATAAAATCCGTGACCTGGCCACCGAAGTAGGTCTGGACAGATATTATGCAGAACATCTTTTCAGGGAAATCATTACCAATTCCGTAAGATTTCAAACTCATTCCCTGGTAGATCATCAAAACGAAAGTAATGGAAATCACATCAGAGTGAGTTACCAGGGAACAGATGGTGCATATAGCCACCTGGCGGCTATTAGGCATTTCAGTGAGCGTTTTGATCATGTTGATTCCTATGGCTACGATACTTTCCAGGAAGCAGCAAAAGCAGTAAAAGAGGGGCATGTGGATTATGCAGTGTTACCCATAGAAAACACTACTGCCGGATCGATTAATGATACTTATGATATCATTGCAGATCCGAATGTGCATATAATCGGAGAAGAGATTATAAAGGTTGTGCACTGTTTGTTGGCTGTTGAGCAAGTAGAGGTTTCAAAAATTCGGAGAATTCTTTCCCATCCAAAAGCTATTGAGCAATGCACCAATTTCCTTACAAAACTTCCTCGCTGTACGGTAGAATCATATTTGGATACAGCCATTTCTGCCAAGAAAGTGCTTGAAGATGGGGACATTTCTCAAGCAGCGATTGCCGGAGCTCATGCTGCCGATCATTATGGATTACAGGTAATTGCTCATGACATAGCCAATCAGAAAGAGAACTACACACGGTTCATCATCGCAGCGAAAGAAAAAGTGGTAGTTGATCCACAGATTCCTGCCAAAACCTCACTCATTATGGTTACTTCACATAAGGAAGGATCTCTGGTAGAGTGCCTGAATGTGCTTCATAAACGAGGGATCAATATTTGTAAGCTTGAATCCCGCCCACGAATTAATGAGCCGTTTCGGTATTCGTTCTATGTGGATATTGAAGCAAATCTTGCTAATCCCAATACTGAATTAGCTATCAATGAGCTTCAAAATGAAGCGGAAGAATTAAAAGTGCTTGGCAGTTACGCCAAGCAGTTGCAGTAACCTTGATGAACTAAATTATAACGTGTAGTTGGCTCTGATAAATGTACTGTAAGCATACGGTATGGTATCGTCGTCATTTACACGAGCACGCCATCGAGCATCAAACCAGAGTTTATTAGTAGCTCTATATCTCCAGCGAATTTCAATTTCATCTGTACTGGGATTATAAGTAGAAGCTGTTAACCAAAAGCGATCAGTGCGGGAAAATTCTACCATAAGTTCATGCTTGTTAGCGAATCGATTAACTCCTGCAGAAATAATGGCGCTTGTGCCTTCACTTAAGTCTGCATTTAAGTTCTGGCTTAACTCTCCTGCCACTCTAAATGATCCGCCTTGTAATAGATCAATACCTGGAAGGTCGTAAACTGCTCGAGACATAATCCCGATAAAATCGTCATAGTCAGTTCCATTCTTGGTAAAACTTGCCGGAGCATAGAAGAAACCGAATCCTTTTTGAATGAAATTCATGTTGTCTCTTTCTCTATTCTCTAGCCCCAAATAAGAGGTAAAATTATGATCATTTTCTGCGAAATCCATCCCGGAGCGATATGCAAATGTTACTGCGTCTTTTGGTTGGTATTCTCCTATGAACTCTCCAAGCCACCCATTTTTTAAATTTCTTTGATAGAAAATACCATCAGACCAATGGATGAAGATTACATTACTTTGAAATCGAAAACTGCTTCTTCCGGCGTTGCTGGATACATTCACACTTTCCTGAAAACGACCAATTTTAAGAGTCGAATTCTCATTTCGGAATTGATAGTAAGCCTCATCAAATGAAATACTACCTGGTGCTATCCCGCCTCCATCTGCTTTAATTGTAAATTTAATTTCATCTGTATCATCTCTTAATTGAGTAGCAAGTCGGGCAGTAAAAGAATGGTTTTCATTAAAACGATATGTGATTCCTGATCTTAGTCGAACACCGAAAAAATCTGCTGATTCTTGATTCATTCCATGTCCTAGTCCCGTTGCTTCGTCTGTATTTCCAAAGTAAGCAAGCCGGATGTCTGTATAGGTTGTAAGCTTTTTTTCTTGAGCAAATAGTTGGGTTCCCGAAATAAGTGTAATAAGTGCTACTGCAATAACTCGAAACTTCATTTATATCTGTTTTTTTAAAAGGAAAAAAAGGCGCTTGATACAATCAAGCGCCTTTATAATTTAATTAACCCTGAAAAGGTATGTGAGAAGAATGGAGAACAATTTTTAAGTTTCCATTAGCATCTTTTGTGTAAGCGAAAGAGTATTCAACTTTCACATCTGCGCTTCCATCAGCAGGAGTGAAATAGTAGTTACCCATTGCTACAGCCATATTACCATCGATTTTGGTACCGATGTTTTCCCAACGAACGTTAGTCCATGGCTTGATAGCGAATCCGCCATCTTCAGCATACTTTTTGTTACCACCTACGAAGTAAGATAGAGCTCCTTCAAAATCCAATCGGAATTGCTTTTCAGCAGCTAGAGTAGGCTTGAAAAGAACCTCACCCTCTTGGTAGTTGTAGAACTTATTGATGTGGTCGATTGCAGCTTGCTTGTAATCGCCTTTATCCATAAATACTTTTCCGATTTTTACGATTCCCTCACCCCATGCGATTTGTGCGGCTTCTACTTCGTTAACGCTAATATCGTCTACTTTAACAGTAGCTGGAGTTGGGTCAGAAAGTTCGGTTACTGATGCTCCTGTATAGGAGATCATTCCAAATGTAAATACTGCAGTCAGTATTGTTATGTGAAGCTTTGAGCTTAGTAGTTGTTCTAAATTAGAGATTTTCATTTTTTTGATTTTTTTTAGTGAGTTCCTACTCTGTTGAGGATTTTCGGATTACTCCTTTTGAGAAGTAAGCTTCATTAGGTGTTTACTTCTGAGTAAAGATTTTCCTTAGATATGACCCTGATTAATTGCCCAAAAAAAGGTCGCGATAAATTAGGTGAGCTTTCGATTACTGATTGCTCAATCTAATCGGTAAGGAAATTGGCATCAGCTACGTTCAAAAAGACTTTTGAAAAAATAGCTAAGATCTTCGCCCCTGTAGGTAGAAAGGGTAGAGCATTGAAAATCATAGCAACTTGACCGAAGGGCAAAAACATGACTTTTAGCGCAAAATAAATATGCGAAGGCTCTTAGAGGCATTGTTGGTTTGGTTATTTAGAATGATTCTAAATTATGATTTAGAAAATGAACAAATCAATGAGTGCCAATGATTTTTAAAACCATTTACAACTTATTTTGACTTATTCGAACCGTCTAACCACTGGATTTCAAACTCCGTTCCCTCTTCGAATTTATTTTTTGTTTTTATCCATTTTCCACCCTGCCATATACGAGAATAGCCTTTTTTTAGTGGCTCATTGGGATCTTGTTTGTCTAATCGATGAGCTAGCTCAGACCAGGTACTTCGCTTTTTCTGAAGTATGGAAGCTGATAGTAAGTCTAATCTTCCCTTGAAATTTGAGATTGAACTTTGGGCGGTATTCATTTTCTGTTGAACAGCAAGAAGGGCATGAGACCGGGCTAAATTTAATACCCTCTCTTTATAATATTCGACTGCCCCTTTTGTATTCAATTCAAGTTTTCTGAATAAATCCTCTACGTAGAATCGGGTTTCATTAATATCGGGAGTAGCTAAAACTGCTGCCTGAGTTGGGGTAGCAGCTCTTACATCTGCTACAAAATCGCTAATGGAAAAATCTACCTCGTGACCTACTCCGCTAATGATAGGCACTTTGCAATTGAACACAGCTCTAGCTACGGCTTCTTCATTAAATGGCCATAAATCTTCTAAAGATCCTCCTCCACGACCGATAATGACCAAATCCACATTTTTTTGCTCCGAGAAATAATTGATGCCTTTCACTATTTCGGGAGCGGCATTGATTCCCTGTACACTGGCGTGATAAAGTTTCACTGTCGCCAGAGGCCAACGTTTTTCAAGTGTAGAACGAATATCCTGAAAAGCAGCAGTAGTTTTTGAGGTTACAACCCCAATAGTAGCAGGGAATTTGGGAAGAGGTTTCTTATGGATTTCATCAAACAAGCCCTCTGCTTTGAGTTTTGCCTTAAGTTCTTCGAAGGCTTGTTGAAGTTTTCCAATTCCTGCCTGCTGAACAAGGCTTACAATTAATTGGTAGCGCCCATGAGGAGCATAAACCTGTACATCTCCGCCAACTACAATTTGCTGCCCATCAGCTAGCTGTATTCCTGATCGTTGAACCGTATTTCTCCAAATTACACAAGGAAGTTGAGCCCCAGAATCTTTTAGAGTAAAGTAGATGTGGCCATTGGCGCTCTGCTTCACATTACTCGCTTCTCCCTCAACTAAAATGTCAACGAAGTTCTGTTCTAAAAGCGATTTAATCTTTCCCGTAAGCTCGGTAACCGAAGGAATATCAAAAAGAAAAGGAAGTTGGTCGGCCATTATTGCTTTTTAGCTGCGTAAGAGATTTATTTTAGTATTGGTTTTTTTATTGAAATCTCTCGCAATGATACGAAAACTGGTTTGCATATTCGGATTCATTTTTTTCTCGGTTGCTGGCTTTTCCCAGGAACTGGAAATGATCTATGAGAGAACCTCAGAAGCGCTGGGTGGTAAAGAAAAATGGGAATCGGTTAATACAATGTTTGTCGAGGGGAACTGGAGTTTTCCTCATGACGTTGACCACAGTTTTGTTTGCAAGCTTAGCAACCCGGATATGGCTAAGATTACCTTTTTGGTAGACTCAACCATTCACACGGTTTCGCGCTATGGAAGAAAAGGATGGGTGGACGATCCCACAGAAGTAATCTCAGGGTATTCCAATTTTGATGCTGTAGAGAAGATGGTTGCTACGAATTCCTTCCTTTATGAAAACAATCTTGTTGATTATGAAAAAAAAGGATTAGAACTGAAATTTGAAGGATCAGTGGTGATTGCTGATGAAGAAGTTTGGTTAGTACGTGTAGAGGGATTCCCAAATAAAGAAGAACTTTATTACATCTCCCAGGATGATTATCGGCCTTTCATAAAACAGAGCTACTACTTTTGGCGTGGGAGAAATGCGGTAGTGAATTACTACATAAAGCAGTATAAAGAAGTGGAGGGAATCCAGGTACCAAAAGAAGTATTGGTTACCAGTGAACATTTAAATTTAATCCTGAATTATTCTTCTTATGTTTTCAATACCGAAATGGATAGCGAAGAATTTAAAGATCCGAACGAACCTGATTTTACCACCAATTCATTGAGTCTAAGCAAACAAGAAGTCCAAGATTATCTGCACGATAATATTCCAATGACCCGGAATATGGGAATTGAAGTGCAAAGCCTGTCTACGAATGAAGTAAAGTTAAGAGCTCCAATTGAGTTAAATGTGAACCACATGCGATCAGCTTTTGGAGGCAGTGTAGATAGTTTATTCCTAACTGCGGGCTGGACCTATATTCGCTTACTTACTGATCATTTTGAACCACTCCCGTTAATTGTTGGGAGTAAAGCCCAAACTACCTATCAGCGGCCTATTACCAGAGATTTCTCTGCCAGAATAGTCATCCCTTCTAAAAAAGAAGTAAGGAAGTTTCTCAAAGCTTATGAGAAAGATGGAAAGGCTAGTATTTCTTTAGATGCTGTGATTGAGGATGATGGAAAAACCTATGCGGTATTTACAGGAGATTATGTATTGGTAAAGTCTCCAAGAAGATCTAGACCACCGGGCGAACCATAATCTCAAAACAGTTGAGAAGAGGACAGGTTTTAGCCATAAAGATGGCTTCATCAAGATCTCTGGCGGCAATAATAGTATAGCCCAGGATTATTTCCTTAGCCTCTATAAAAGCGCCATCAGTATTTACTGTTTCATGATCAATAATATGAGCTCCCTGATCATCCAACCGTTGAGAGTCAATGTGTTGATCGCCTAATTTTTCAATCCAATTAATGTGTTTCTGTATCCGATCTCTTAGTGCTTCATCTGAGGTATCAACCCCTTCCTGCCCCCGAAAAATGAGCATGTATTTTTTCATGTAAAAGCATTCGTTAAAAATGTATGTAATGGCTGAACAGCTCTATAGTACTCGAGAAGTACTTCAGCCTGGTTAGGTACTTTAATAAACTCAGAAGTTGGCAAAGTTGCCATAGCGTAGAATTGTTTGTTGAGGATGAGCGGGGTTTGTTCTATCACCGGATTGAATTCAGGATCAATACGTTTGTTTTGTTCTCCCTTAACTTCACCAAACCGGGATGTAAACTCCTTATTTTCCAGGATGGAAAGAAATTCATCGGTGTTTGAGGCTATTAACGTCCGGACATTTCTAAGGGCTGTTTTATCTAATTGATAAACCCCTCCACCCATATGAACCTTATCAGCTCCAATGCCCAGGTAAAAACCGGGTCGTTCTGACTTTTTTCCTCCCGGAGAAAGGCCGGATTTCATCATTAGGTTATAAGGAGTTTTATTTTTAGAGAAGCGGATGTCACGATTTATACGAAATAGTGATTTTTTTGCGTCCGGGAGGATATCAGCCTCAATTTCTAATAAACCTGGAATCACTGATTCAACTAGTTCTATAAACGGAGCTCTTACATGTTGCTCATATTCCTTTCGGTGGGCATCAAACCATGCTTTGTTATTATTCTTTTCCAGCTCGGTAAAAAAAGTGATGAAGTCTCGGGAGATCATGATGTTGAAATATTTATTTATAGAATAACAATTGAGAGGTCTTAAGTGGGACAATAAACTGAAATAATTTTTAGGAATACTGTAAGGAGTTTTATTGGGTATGGTCTAATCCATATAGCGAAGGAATGAATCCCTTCGCTTGCTTACTTAACTAATATCTTGGCAATGCCAAAAACATATAATTCAATTTGGATACATGTAGTTTTTAGTACAAAAGACCGAATTCCTTTTCTTAGCTGGGGAATTCGCGGAGAGCTATGTCAATGGGTTAAAAAACAAAGCAGAAAGCATGGTATTTATGTAGATGTAGTGAATGGTGTAAAAGATCACATTCATCTTTTAATAAAACTGAAAACAACTCAAAATGTAGCAGAAGTTATGAGTTTTATAAAGGGAGGGTCTTCGAAGTGGTTGAACGAGAGATATAACTGGAAAGAAGGTTTTGCCTGGCAACAAGGATATGGTGTTTTTTCTGTGAGTCAGAACGAAATAAAAAGAGTAAGAGCATATATTTTTAATCAGGAAAAACATCACAAAACTGAAAGCTATTCTTCAGAAATAAAGAAACTGGTGAGAAAAAATTCAGGTTCGCCAGCGAAGGGATTCATTCCCTCGCACTGAAGTGGACACATCATCTTATCAGAAACATTGACTATAAAAGCTCCTATTTCAGTTCTTTGAAAGCCCTATATTTGGCATGTTTTGAAAATCCTAAAAAAGTTTAGTCATGCTCCTTAAAAACCTGCGCCCTGTAACTTCCACTCAATCCGGGGAAGAAACAGTTGATCTAAGAATAGAAGAAGGGATAATTAAAGAAATTGGAACAGGACTGAAAGCCGGGAAAGGAGAAGAAAGTCATGATTTTAAAGGGGTCTATGTAAGCCCTGGTTGGATGGATATGCATGTTCATTTAAGAGAGCCGGGTTATGAGCATAAAGAGACAATAAAAACAGGAACTGATGCCGCTGCTTTTGGAGGTTTCACAGCGGTAGCTTGCATGCCTAATACCAATCCTGCTACCCATACCCGAGATGTAGTGGAATTCATTATCAAAAAAGCAGAGGAAACTGCAGTAGATGTACACCCAATTGGTTGTGTGACTAAAGATCGCGCTGGGAAATCCATCGCTGAGATGGGAGATATGAAAGAAGGGGGCGCAGTTGCATTTAGTGATGATGGTGATCCGGTTTATGATTCACAGGTAATGCGTGTGGCTTTGGAATACTCCTCTATGCTGGGAGTGCCCATTATAAATCATGAGGAAGATCTGGCACTTTCCCGACCGGGGCATATGAATGAAGGGAAAGTATCAACGAGATTAGGACTGGAAGGCACACCGGGGATTGCTGAAGAAGTAATGATCGCACGTGATATTCTATTAGCAGAATATACTGGTGGTCATGTACACGTAGCACATATCAGTACCAAAGAAGGGGTTGATTTGGTAAGGAAGGGAAAAGCCAAAGGTATTAAAGTGACCACCGAGGTTTGCCCGCATCATTTCGATCTTACAGATGAAGAAATCGACCGCCAGAAGTTCGATACTAATTTCAAAATGCACCCACCACTTCGAACTCAAGAAGACGTAGATGCTATGATTGAAGGTTTAGTTGATGGAACTATTGATGTAATTTGTACCGATCACGCCCCTCATGCTATTGAGGAAAAGGAAGTAGAGTTTATTTACGCTCCAAACGGAATTATTGGTCTTGAAACCGCATGGGCTGTTTCAAATATGAAGTTACTTCAAACCAAGAAGCTTAATCTTCAACAGATGGTTGAGAAGCTGAGTGATAATCCACGGGAGATCCTTAACCTTCCCCAGCTAAAAATAGAAGAAGGGGTTACTGCTAATCTTACTTTCTTCAATACCGATGAAGAATGGACCTTCACTAAAGAGAATGTGCACTCCAAATCAAAAAATTCACCTTATCTGGATAATAAACTTGTTGGCCGGGCAGTTGGAATTTTTAATAAAGGCGTATTGGTTATCAATACATTGAAATGATTAAAAAAGTCATTCTGAGCTTCAGCGAAGAATCAGCTGATCCTTCGGAAGTATCCTCAGGATGACGCTAGTACTGTAGGAAATCAATGATCCTCGCTTACGAAACATCTACCAATGTTTGCTCGGTGTCTTTCCAGGACAGAACGGGAAGAATCTATGAACGCAGAACACAGGGGAGGGGAGTCCATTCCGATAATGTGTTTTTGTTCACACAGGGTTTTATGGAAGAGCATAACTTTACAATGGAAGAGGTTGATGTAGTTCTTGTGAGCAATGGTCCAGGATCTTATACAGGCCTGCGGATTGGTGCCAGTGCAATTAAAGGACTCTTGTTTGGATTGGATGTACCTCTTTTTGCTTGTGACACTTTAGCTTCTTTTGCAATCAGTCCCGAAGGTACTGAAGGACATACGATTCATGGAATTATTGATGCCCGACGCATTCATGTATATCATCAGGCATTTGATTTAGAGAAAGGCCGGTTGATTTCCAGGGGAGAGGCGAAAGTTATTGAGCTATTAGAGTTTGAAAAAAATATCTCTTCAGATGATGTCATTGTAGGGACGGGTACCTTGCGATTAACCGAAGGCCTAATTGATGAAAGCCAAATCTATGATGAACGGTCTGTTTCTGCTAATTCCCTTCTAAAATTGTACCAGCTTCCGAATTTTAAAAAGTACTGCAAAAAGGTGACACCAGAGGCCTTGGATCCTAATTACGTTACCTCCAGTCAGGTTAATAATAGCGATCAGTAAATAGTGTTAGGCAAAATTGTTCGTTTAATGCCAAAGAAGTACAACTAGTTTTTGAACATTGAACAAGGAACATTGAACTTCGAAGTTCTGTGTTCAATTGTTCAACATTCAACTTGTTCATTCTTTATTCCAACTCTCTCTCTTCCCGGATTTCGCCAATATGGTAGTAGGCAATGATTTCTTTGATAAGGCCATCTTTAATATAATACCACTCG contains these protein-coding regions:
- the pheA gene encoding prephenate dehydratase, producing the protein MKEDLESIRKRLDDIDRSILKALAERQGLVKEVSSYKLENNAGIRDMEREEKLLNKIRDLATEVGLDRYYAEHLFREIITNSVRFQTHSLVDHQNESNGNHIRVSYQGTDGAYSHLAAIRHFSERFDHVDSYGYDTFQEAAKAVKEGHVDYAVLPIENTTAGSINDTYDIIADPNVHIIGEEIIKVVHCLLAVEQVEVSKIRRILSHPKAIEQCTNFLTKLPRCTVESYLDTAISAKKVLEDGDISQAAIAGAHAADHYGLQVIAHDIANQKENYTRFIIAAKEKVVVDPQIPAKTSLIMVTSHKEGSLVECLNVLHKRGINICKLESRPRINEPFRYSFYVDIEANLANPNTELAINELQNEAEELKVLGSYAKQLQ
- a CDS encoding phosphoribosyl-AMP cyclohydrolase, whose translation is MKISNLEQLLSSKLHITILTAVFTFGMISYTGASVTELSDPTPATVKVDDISVNEVEAAQIAWGEGIVKIGKVFMDKGDYKQAAIDHINKFYNYQEGEVLFKPTLAAEKQFRLDFEGALSYFVGGNKKYAEDGGFAIKPWTNVRWENIGTKIDGNMAVAMGNYYFTPADGSADVKVEYSFAYTKDANGNLKIVLHSSHIPFQG
- the xseA gene encoding exodeoxyribonuclease VII large subunit, whose protein sequence is MADQLPFLFDIPSVTELTGKIKSLLEQNFVDILVEGEASNVKQSANGHIYFTLKDSGAQLPCVIWRNTVQRSGIQLADGQQIVVGGDVQVYAPHGRYQLIVSLVQQAGIGKLQQAFEELKAKLKAEGLFDEIHKKPLPKFPATIGVVTSKTTAAFQDIRSTLEKRWPLATVKLYHASVQGINAAPEIVKGINYFSEQKNVDLVIIGRGGGSLEDLWPFNEEAVARAVFNCKVPIISGVGHEVDFSISDFVADVRAATPTQAAVLATPDINETRFYVEDLFRKLELNTKGAVEYYKERVLNLARSHALLAVQQKMNTAQSSISNFKGRLDLLSASILQKKRSTWSELAHRLDKQDPNEPLKKGYSRIWQGGKWIKTKNKFEEGTEFEIQWLDGSNKSK
- a CDS encoding DUF2461 domain-containing protein, with protein sequence MISRDFITFFTELEKNNNKAWFDAHRKEYEQHVRAPFIELVESVIPGLLEIEADILPDAKKSLFRINRDIRFSKNKTPYNLMMKSGLSPGGKKSERPGFYLGIGADKVHMGGGVYQLDKTALRNVRTLIASNTDEFLSILENKEFTSRFGEVKGEQNKRIDPEFNPVIEQTPLILNKQFYAMATLPTSEFIKVPNQAEVLLEYYRAVQPLHTFLTNAFT
- the tnpA gene encoding IS200/IS605 family transposase translates to MPKTYNSIWIHVVFSTKDRIPFLSWGIRGELCQWVKKQSRKHGIYVDVVNGVKDHIHLLIKLKTTQNVAEVMSFIKGGSSKWLNERYNWKEGFAWQQGYGVFSVSQNEIKRVRAYIFNQEKHHKTESYSSEIKKLVRKNSGSPAKGFIPSH
- a CDS encoding dihydroorotase, producing MLLKNLRPVTSTQSGEETVDLRIEEGIIKEIGTGLKAGKGEESHDFKGVYVSPGWMDMHVHLREPGYEHKETIKTGTDAAAFGGFTAVACMPNTNPATHTRDVVEFIIKKAEETAVDVHPIGCVTKDRAGKSIAEMGDMKEGGAVAFSDDGDPVYDSQVMRVALEYSSMLGVPIINHEEDLALSRPGHMNEGKVSTRLGLEGTPGIAEEVMIARDILLAEYTGGHVHVAHISTKEGVDLVRKGKAKGIKVTTEVCPHHFDLTDEEIDRQKFDTNFKMHPPLRTQEDVDAMIEGLVDGTIDVICTDHAPHAIEEKEVEFIYAPNGIIGLETAWAVSNMKLLQTKKLNLQQMVEKLSDNPREILNLPQLKIEEGVTANLTFFNTDEEWTFTKENVHSKSKNSPYLDNKLVGRAVGIFNKGVLVINTLK
- the tsaB gene encoding tRNA (adenosine(37)-N6)-threonylcarbamoyltransferase complex dimerization subunit type 1 TsaB; the encoded protein is MILAYETSTNVCSVSFQDRTGRIYERRTQGRGVHSDNVFLFTQGFMEEHNFTMEEVDVVLVSNGPGSYTGLRIGASAIKGLLFGLDVPLFACDTLASFAISPEGTEGHTIHGIIDARRIHVYHQAFDLEKGRLISRGEAKVIELLEFEKNISSDDVIVGTGTLRLTEGLIDESQIYDERSVSANSLLKLYQLPNFKKYCKKVTPEALDPNYVTSSQVNNSDQ